DNA from Ictalurus punctatus breed USDA103 chromosome 7, Coco_2.0, whole genome shotgun sequence:
ATGGAACTGCAACTCGTTTCAGTGAGTCGGAGCTTTCAACTCGGCTCCCAAAAAAGagcccaatttttttttttttatcaaagaaAGAAGCACTTGTGGTTTTCTTTTGTTAGTCTACCCTGTAAACCATAAtagttatcattattattattattattattattattattattattattattattattattattaatattattgatgatgataataataataataataataataataataataataataataatattggtAGCAGCAGTATTAGTATTACTTTTCACTTTTTATAATAATGAATTACTGACGTTTGAATGTTATTTGATATGTTTGTGTCAAAAAGAGGCGACTCAGGCACAATGCAGTTAAAACACTAGTTATTTAATGAGAAAGTCAGATAAACAGacagttacacagagaacaTTAGCACTAGTGGAGTTAACAATAGAAGCTAATTAACTAAATCATATATCCATGCACAGTATAGCTTTATAAGCAGTATGGTATGTGTAAGgtaaagttacatttttttagaaaaattcCATTGCTATACTTTAATTTTATTCATAATGGCTCACCAAAACAGTGTTAAATGATTACCAAAACAAAGTAAAAGATTAAATATTGAACATCAgcattaatgaataaacacaatGCAGTTTATTAACTGAACAAAACCTGCAGTCTTGATTCAGATATGATGAGAATTCCTTCTTCATTACATGTTATTTGTATGAGTAACAGCATCTTTAATTTTATTGAACCCTGCTCTTGCATACGCCATTACAGCATTAACTCTTTGCTGTGATTCAGGATGAATGTTCTTCAGCTCTCTTAGTTTCTGAGCATAGTTGAGTTTTCCAGTTTCTTCAGCTCGAGGGATCAAGAAGTCGAGACACTGAACAATGAAAGCAGAATCTGGCTTTAAAGCAATCTCAGACAGTTTCATGATGGTGATGTAGGCTTCTTCCACCAGCTCagctttttccttttcattcttGGTCAGGTCTTCTTTCAGTCTCTTCTCTATGCCTGTcttctcctcttcctgtttCTTGCTGCTTTCAAActctttattaacattttcaacGGCGTTTGAGTCAAACGTGATATCTGATTCTGAATTACTGCTTTCATATTGTTTTTTGAAGTCATCAAACGTCACCGTAATCTCTTCACTGTGTGTAACATATTTCTTGTCCTCTTTGACATGTTTAGTGTAGTGACATTTACCTGTACATGAAGTGCAGTGGCCGTTTTTCATGACTTCACACGACTTGGTATTCCAGGCACACCAGCAGTTTTTCTCATGACAGTTCTCCTTACAGAGAGAGCAAGTGGTGGCCTTTCTGTCCCACCGTGAAGCATTTTCAATGGGAACTTTTTCTTTGTAACACTTGGTGACTGTAAAAGTAAAGTTTTCATTTCTCTTAATCTTTTCTCGGTTTTCCTCAAGGACTTTCTGAATCTGAGACAGTTCTTCACGTTTGCGCTCTACAAAGTCAATACGTTCTTGTAGATTAGAAATACAGGCTTCAAGTCGTTTGGACTCTTTTATAACACTTTCAGTCTGCTCTAAGCTTTTTCTGTTCTCTTCTTTCAGTGAGGaaaagaaatcatttaaactgtttTCCATTTGTTCCCAAGCTGTTTGGAGAATGCTGTTATATGTTGGGTTCCTTTCCTCAGTTTGACAATTGTTGAATAAGAAATGCTCAGGTTCATTTCCTTTATTCTTCCTGCAGAGAATCCCTGCTTTCTTGATGGCATTAAGAGCATTTGTCGGAGGCAATCCAGCTGAGTGAGTGATAAAAATGACAATGTTGTTCTCTATGTCTTTACCAAATAATGACAAAAGTGCATCAAAGATGTACTGCTGTCTGTCAGAGAGTCGATTCTCAGATGCCTTCACTACCAGACACACTGCATCGATTTCTTTCACTCCAGAATCATTGTGAAACAGTTTGTACAGATTCTCAGCAATCTGTTGATCATATTCTGTTCCCCTGGTGTCTCCATAACCTGGAGTGTCAATGATGGTAAGACAGATTGGGTTGTCTTGAGCAAAGATCTCATACACAGTGATTTCAGTTGTTTGACTTTTTGACTGATCTGACATGTGATTATCTCCTCCCTCTTCTGTAATCTCAAACCACACTTCATCTGTAAACTTCACCCCGAGTATATAATTTACCATGGCATTGATCACCGTAGTTTTGCCTGTTCCAGTTTCTCCTACCAGCAGTAGgattttgttttgcattttgacATCTCGCTGTCCAAATGTCCATTTTCTCACTGAGCCGTTTTCATCAAGATTACTTCTGGTTGTGAGGAGACGATATCGTGCAGGTGGACCTTCACTGATTAATTTACTCTTCTGGATTACATCACGTACAGTCTGTGATGAGTCTTCAAATCTGTTGAATTTAAAGGTCAGATATAGGGTCAGTTTGATATTGTGCTTATGAAGTTCATCAATTGTTATCAAATGTGTATAATAGGATGCAAATTATATTACTGAGAGCACAGTGATGGGATTTTGTGAAAATGCTGTAATTTTCAGCAGGCTGGCCAACAGGAGCACTGGGAGAATTCACACTGGCCTGATGACTGATTTGTCCCGTTTCCATGCTGTTGTTttaacttgtttatttatttaatcattattattttatattattgcgtGTTTGATGTACTCAAGTGATCCTTTCCAAATTCGGCATTTGACAATAAATCAATAAGAAACCATGAATCTGTTAGTGTTGACTCCGGTTTTGAACAGAGTCCTGCACAGAGAGAGGATGGATGTCACGTTGGCGAACTCgcgactacagttcccagagtgcatcgcaaactacaaacatggccgacgaggactacacttcccagatACGCACACGCTCAAATTATCTGGAATTCTGATTACGGACACCTGCACTCAGTCACAGTTTAGAAAAGACCTAGCTAACATCTGAGCCAtgtgaagtaaacgctcagaTTTTTCATCTCAATCGTTCACCAAGCCGTTGATCTCAGTTTGGATTTACCCGGTTTTCGAATATCGTACTTTGTTTCTCGACCACAACTACCTGCCTTGCCCAGTGTTGACTGTTCgtccgatcgcctgaccttctgTCTTCCGTGTTCACCTTCAGCCTGATCCTCGCCTTCTTATTTCGGCATCGCCCGCGCTTGCGTCCAACAAGGTACCGTACCAATGGAGAGGAAGTGGCCAGGTGGAGCAGAGAGAATTATCCACTGTGTAGTTATAACACTAACTAATTTAGCAGACAAATaactatacagtacatttagggAGCCCtccatgttaatttaaatgttgaaattacAAATACAGCTAGGGCAAACAGCAACTAAGAACATTTTTCCAGGCTATGAGTCATAAAATGCAACATCATGTTCAATATTAtgatttttctaaataaatattgtCACGATGCAGTTATTATTGTACTAACAGATATTTAACAGTAAGGTGGAGAGAGTCACCCTGACACTAGCTGTGTGCAGTGCTCACGCTTCAGGATCAACCTGAGATGACAGGTAGAGGTAAAATAAGATACtttaaatatgctttaatatatttgtataaaatatagtattataatatttaattttttctaGATAGATATTGTCCTGTTGTAGTTATTATTGTAGTAACAGATAATATTGTACTAGCAGTAAGtatttttaagttaaaaaaaaaaaaaaaattattgtgtgCTCACAAATTTACAATGATGTTAAAAAAGTTGTCGTTTTCCAACAACATGGATACAACGTGGAGGTTTTCAACAACATGGAGGTTCTGTTTATAACAGTAGATCTGGTAAAGAAGTGACAGGTACatgaaaaatggcaaaaaagtgTCTTTTGTTTACCTCTTGGACTTTTCTgaaataatacaatttattgttaaaaaaaaagactgttcACATACCCTGTAGCCATAATCCTGGTTGGTTAGTTAGTTGTAGATGAGACAAATGTCTCAGAAGTTTCCTGCACAGCTGAATGACCTGTTAATGAAATTTAGAAGTTTTATTAAATTAAGATGTGGAGAATCTGCACATTCATTAGTCTTGGAAATTAAATTGACCTAATTGGGATGaaaccttgttttatttttctgttttcagcCAAAGACTACAATACCCAGAATCCAATGTGCCTCTATGTAATTCAGACATAGGGAATGCCTACAGTGATGGACCAATAAAGGCCTCTAAGTGAGACACGTGACTGATGTAAAAGTGGAAACTCTACCAGAACTGTGGCTTCCCATGATGCACACTAGGAGGCTAGTGGCAATTagaatataaacaaaacattgaGCTTCTTTCTACATTTTAACATTCTTTCTACATTTATATCAAACATTTAGattcatatttatcatttacatgtgacATTTTCATGTATCAATTTAACATGAGTCACTCTCTAAATGTATGActtcaaatgtaaaaataataaattgagAGAAAAGTACTCAATTTTTTACATAGTTCctcacagtcacatgacaaaAGAATGTGTCCTATAGTTTGTTTATCATTAAATTATTGGATAAAGCTACAGTGGTGCGAAACAGCATTAACCGATCAGAATCATCAATGGTTTCCTGTTTTTGTCTGAAAGCCAGCAGCCTATACTCAGGGTATAGAGATATTGAGTTGATTGCCAATGAAGTACTGGAGGTTTACTGCAGGAGGAGAAAGCGAAGTCGTTTTTAAAGGACAAAATGCCATTTCCTCCttattacaactactactactatcttATTTTAATAATCTTTAGTGAAACCCTTAAAAGGCATTTTATACCAGTGTTATTAATACTGTATTCAATggatattgtctcaaagcagctttacggaaacatataaacacaggatacagattttaagagTTTAAATTTATCTCTATTGAGCGAGCCGTTGGTGAGGAGAAACTCCCTGAagtgttaagaggaagaaaccttgagaggaaccagactcagaagggaacccgtcctcatctgggtgacagtagatagtgtgaaagtaaaagaaagctcattatggttttatataaagtctgtttgttgaactatttGTTGAACAGGCAGGATTGGTTGATAGTAGATTACTGTATGCCTTAGATGATTAAAATAACACACTTTTGCCATCACCTCCTACACTGCTGTCTGACATCAACCAAGGATGCAGTATAATAGTgaaaataatactgaaatgaatataaaatcCAGATCTCATGGTGACTTTATTTAGTATATTTCCTTATCAATCACTAAAAGTAATAACTGGCTACACCACAGGTTCTCAAGTCAAACAACATGAATGcaacaaaaagaacaacaataataataatattaataatatattgtaaTTCCAGACACACTGATCACAAAtcaatttatataaaatattttctgttttttatgcACCTTATCCACTGTTgcctcgaatttagcctattacccaaaaacatttaaaattcaacttagaagccaatactcacatctacctctgagaccagttggagatagaaaaaatacaccagccgtgagtgagaagaagcaagggtccagctttattgtttcattccaccacacgagatccacaccgatgagaattctcagaagtgatcccccataccctgagcttaagctccagtatttatactgtatttacacactagataacccataggtttccagaaaaggcctatttcacttacccatagaattgaaaccaggggttttactttacacataaaatcagaacccaggcatttccaacaacccaggaaacaaaaacccagtgtttctatttacctaggttttcaaaaaccagggttctcttttacctaggttttcaaaaaccagggttctcccttacctaggttttcagaaaccaagattcccatttccctaggtaaaaaaaatgacgtaagcaagacgactaaacaaccgggagggaccttggtcttatcgttatctcgaggggggggggggggggggggggggggcagccacccttataactggctttcttcatggttctctaaaaattaaggctttccctgcgagacgagaatcttcaccatctgaatcatgagtaagttatattttcctttttttcctgtacttctcatttgtaatttattttcatatttgcactatatttcttagtttatatatatttatactacttgaaaagcggtttactgtacttccaacttcttaatatcattacagttctactgtcctgcatatcctactattctgtttttttatagagtttctctattactataagatattattaaagttattcatgtgtgtgtatgaggaagagagagtgtgtgtgtatgtatgttgtgtctacttgcccgcccttgactgtacgagtgtgtgtgtgtgtgtgtgtgtgtgtgtgtgtgtgtgtgtttttagcactccttagctcgtacacttctttttgacttttttgactattactgatcttaaattgctcgtaattccaatctgtcaatgtccgcctaatcccgcttctacgtgtcaaggtgcccgtttttccttcttctcccttatgtttattttatgacattttttatccacaacaccacttttacttaaataccttttaaaaccaaataaactTTTTTACTGAAACAGTACTAtaacttgtttatttatattttttatttactctacTAGTAGATGTGTATAACAGTAAATATTAGTGTAAATGTGAATGAGTTTGAGTTTAATGTACCTGTGTTGTAGAAATCAGTCAAATGAAGAAAGACGTGTGATACTATAATATCTGTGTTATGACAATGTTAACCAGAAGAGTTTCTTTATCACCAGAGAGTCATAAGGGAGGGTCAAAACCAGCCGATGAAAATGACTAAGCTGTATCTAGTCATAACATCATATGAAAGGTAATGTCTAGGACTTTAAATTCTCTGCATCCTTCAACACAGCGCTCCAAATAGCTTGAGATTCAGTTTTGTCAGCAGCGTTTGGGAATGAATCTCACCCCTCCCAGCTCGCTTTGTGTTTGAAACAAACCACACCTTTTATGCATATAATCTAAACATCACGTGGTTTCCAGGAACACGTCTCCTTTCCCGTAAAGTAGTGAAGGATATTGCGACTCGTTTCAGTGAGTCAGAGCTTTCAACTCGGCTCCCAAAAAAAGAGCCGACTCTTTCCATTCACAATGGGCTCActgacagtttttattttcaaacctATGCCAAGTTGTTCTTTGCCTATCAATCGCATTTAACATTTTACTTTCccttctgaataataaaataacattatacTTTGTATTGTACTTGTTATAAATTCTATTTACTCTATTTAGAGAGCAAGGTGCTACACATTAGCACTAAAAATGCAGTGAGGATTAATATTATTGAGCTGCTGTGTGCATTTCActtttattaaagtaaaattaGGAAAAGATTCCTGTCCATTTAACCTGATATTCTCCTTCCTACACTACACTAccctttcatttaaactgcctTACAAAGAGTTATTCTGTGCCACACAACTCAGATACTGATTAGACTCTGGATCacgttttaataaaaaaactgGAATGTGTTTACTAGAGCAGAGGAAACAGTTTTATCTTTGTGACCTTGACCTTGGGTCAGAAGCCTAGACGAAATGTTATGGCAAAGGGCTCATTGACAGGTGGGCAGTTGAGAACTGAACTTTGAAGAGACAACACCTGTGTATGCACATGCATGAAGCTTCACTAAAGACTATTCCTCTTCTCCAAGTTTGTACCTTCCATCtttattgagaagaaaaaatacTTCACAATCCATCATTACAGTTGTACTACTAATATAGAATACTGATAAAGCTTCCTGAACACACTTTAAGCTCACCTGtacactgtaatgatttataatctcactTTCCATTAGAGCattccagatttctgtaaaccGACTTTGTGGCAATCTCTTTGGTTGAAATTGCTATAtaaatagaattgaattgaaccagTGATGTAAAGAACGCATGTTTCTATATTTCAAACTTAATACTTATTTAAAGCAAATAGTCGTGTATTGTTATTCCAGATAGGGTGGTTAAATCTTCCACCAGCCCAATTTGTATCCTTACTCAATTACTAGCCATGGGAATTAACAGCGCTTCCCTgcattttcttgtttttatattttggaaaGTGGAATATTTCTCTATTAACATAATAGTTCTATATATTTGCTGGGTGGAAAGTGATCACAGCACCCCCAGAGATTTTGTACTTCTGTTATAGAGATCTTTTGCCAGCTCATGGCCAAAAACCCACACTTTACACAATTCTATTTCTTAGGAAACTGATGGTGGAGTACAAGGCTACTGGTGTATTTTCTTGTCTGTTGTTGCATATAGGACCACTTCTTCCATTTAATCATAGCTTATTAATGAAGAGCACTGCTGAtagacatttatatttttgatggGAAATAACTCCAATAATTTGGGACCTACATGTATAGTACCAAACTATGATATTAGTTAACTACTTAGCCCCTAAAATCTATATGTGAAATTGTATCCAAAGCTGTTATGCGAGCGTGTTGGATTATAGTGTAGTTTAAGTCCAAACCTAAAATACAACAATCAGACATACTGATCACAACTGACTTAATACcaaatattttctgttttttatgcACCTTATCCACTTTTACTTAAATACcttttaaaaccaaataaactttttttactTAAACAATTTAATAACTTACTGATTTATAAGTTTTATTTACTCTACTAGTAGATGTgaataacaataaatattaatgtaaatgtgaatgagTTTCAGTTTAAGGTACCTGTGTTGTAGAAATCAGTCAAATGAAGAAAGACGTGAGATACTATAATATCTGTGTTAtgattagggatgtcacgagaactgatacttcggtaccaagttggtaccaacattcttaaaacgtgacggtacttgtttttctgcaaaaGTGTAGGTACTGTTGGTAATGAAGGTAccaaggttgcaattcttccggaactgaagggggcagcaaatatgtgcatgtgttttagGACATCTGTTTGTGATCTGTTTGTGAAATCTCACGAGAAAATGGatcatgcaacaagacaacCACACTAAACACACGCATATTTCTACTTAAGAACGGTTGAAGAAGaacaaagttaatgttttggaatgatcaaagtcctgaccttaatccaatagaaatgttgtggaagaacctgaagcaagcagttcatgtgaggaaacccaccaacatcccagagttgaagctgttctgcactgaggaacgggataaaactcctccaagccgatgtgcaggactgatcaacagttaccgtaAACGTTTAGATACagtacagttattgctgcacagtggggtcacaccagatactgaaaacaacggttcacatacttttatcactcacagatctgtaatattGTACCATTTTCCTCGAtaataaattaccaagtataatatgtttgtctcatttgtttaattcagtTCTTGTTCTCTACATTTAAgagttgtgtgaaaatctgatttagttttaagtcatatttatgcagatattaTAAAAATTCGAAAGAGTTCATAAACTTTCACACACCACTGTACCTTATATTTACTACTCCATGACTGGATGTGCGTTACCTACTTCACCTGCAGCATCATTTCTAGTCTTCCATTTATTGTACATAAGTCATTGATGAATGTTCTGTTTAGTGGTATGTAATGACATTCATGAAAATTCGTGGCAGATAGTTTGAGTATCCTATTAAAGTTTGATATAAtttaaaggggacctattatgTAAAATTCTACATGGCttttgaacataaatgtgtgtcgacagtgtatatatatatatatatatatatatatatatatatatatatatatatatatatatatatatatatatatatatatatatatattccccaTAAATGATAAACATTGTCTCAAAATGAGCCGTTTTCATTTCTCTTGAATGTGACGTCACATTGGAACAGGCCCCGCCCACGACAGGTGACGGACTCTGCTCCATTAGCATAGCTCCTCCCCTGAGTGTGCTGCACACAGTCTGCCATGTTCTCTGATctggagcagctacagtgatgagaagaatgtctcagcttcATAAGCATTGTAAGTGTACAGTTATTTCTTCTGCCGGAGTCTCTCCTTCATCAGAACCCGACTCAGTCATATGGGTTCTCCTGATTTGTTGTTGCCGTAGTATCCGAAGTACGAGCTGTAATGGCACAGCCCTTTTCTGGAAAGGGGacggggagcagcagctcatttgcatttaaagagacacacacaaaaagtgtttttttgcttccacccaaaaaggggcattttcatcatggtataataaatgacCCATGgggtatttttgtattttgagctgaaacgtcacagacacattctggggaaacctgagacttatattacatcttgtaaaaagggtCATAATAGATCTCCTTTAAATACTACAGTGTAGTTGGTGTTAAAAACTGATTAAGAGCAATGATAGGTGTGCGTGGGAATGGGAAGTCT
Protein-coding regions in this window:
- the LOC108261288 gene encoding uncharacterized protein LOC108261288, encoding MATGFEDSSQTVRDVIQKSKLISEGPPARYRLLTTRSNLDENGSVRKWTFGQRDVKMQNKILLLVGETGTGKTTVINAMVNYILGVKFTDEVWFEITEEGGDNHMSDQSKSQTTEITVYEIFAQDNPICLTIIDTPGYGDTRGTEYDQQIAENLYKLFHNDSGVKEIDAVCLVVKASENRLSDRQQYIFDALLSLFGKDIENNIVIFITHSAGLPPTNALNAIKKAGILCRKNKGNEPEHFLFNNCQTEERNPTYNSILQTAWEQMENSLNDFFSSLKEENRKSLEQTESVIKESKRLEACISNLQERIDFVERKREELSQIQKVLEENREKIKRNENFTFTVTKCYKEKVPIENASRWDRKATTCSLCKENCHEKNCWCAWNTKSCEVMKNGHCTSCTGKCHYTKHVKEDKKYVTHSEEITVTFDDFKKQYESSNSESDITFDSNAVENVNKEFESSKKQEEEKTGIEKRLKEDLTKNEKEKAELVEEAYITIMKLSEIALKPDSAFIVQCLDFLIPRAEETGKLNYAQKLRELKNIHPESQQRVNAVMAYARAGFNKIKDAVTHTNNM